From one Anguilla rostrata isolate EN2019 chromosome 12, ASM1855537v3, whole genome shotgun sequence genomic stretch:
- the LOC135236551 gene encoding extracellular calcium-sensing receptor-like, giving the protein MRFARTMVFAIKEINNSSELLPGVTLGYQIHDSCASVPVAVKVAFQLANGIEPVFFPNQSCSKSATVHAVVGDANSTPTIAMSRIFGPFGIPQVSYFATCACLSDKLQYPTFSRTIPSDYYQAAALARLVKHFGWTWIGAVRSDSDYGNHGMAAFLQAAQAEGICVEYSEALYRTNPRAKVQQVAEVISRSTARVVVAFIASGDMLVLLSELEGRLMAPLQWIGSESWVTDHMMLQFRLFAGTIGFGIPRSVIPGLRDFLLDLGPAQVSHSPLLTEFWESAFSCSLGGSQTVAGQKPCDGNQNLRDLQNPYTDTSQLRISNMVYKAVYAIAHAIHSITCKDEPKAPQHCNTSIQVEPLQVMEHLRKVNFSRNGYTVSFDATGDPVATYELVNWQVTRDGHMEFVTVGHYDSSTPDGQVFIIEKNITWAGSQPQVPVSVCSESCPPGTRKAMQRGRPVCCYDCVPCAEGEISNATDSLNCITCPADYWSNAEKDECLPKPVEFLSFHEVLGIILAACSVTGACLAFMVAAVFYRHRDTPVVKANNSELSFLLLFSLKLCFLCSLTFIGQPSEWSCMLRHTAFGITFVLCISCVLGKTIVVLMAFRATLPGSNVMKWFGPSQQRLSVLAFTLIQVLICVLWLTISAPFPYKNMKHYKEKIILECDVGSAVWFWTVLGYIGLLSILCFGFAFLARKLPDNFNEAKFITFSMLIFCAVWIAFIPAYVSSPGKFTVAVEVFAILASSFSLIVCIFLPKCFIILFQPEQNTKKHMMGKMPSKSL; this is encoded by the exons ATGCGCTTTGCTAGAACCATGGTTTTTGCCATCAAGGAGATCAACAACAGTTCCGAGCTCCTGCCAGGTGTAACTCTGGGCTACCAGATCCATGACTCCTGTGCCTCTGTGCCAGTGGCTGTGAAGGTGGCATTCCAGCTGGCTAATGGCATAGAGCCAGTTTTCTTTCCCAACCAGTCCTGCTCAAAGTCTGCCACTGTGCATGCTGTTGTTGGTGATGCTAACTCCACTCCTACCATCGCCATGTCCAGAATTTTCGGTCCCTTCGGCATCCCCCAG GTGAGCTATTTTGCCACCTGTGCCTGTCTTAGTGACAAGCTGCAGTACCCAACCTTCTCCAGGACCATCCCAAGTGACTACTACCAGGCAGCTGCCCTGGCTAGACTAGTCAAGCATTTTGGCTGGACTTGGATCGGAGCGGTGCGGAGTGACTCAGACTATGGGAACCACGGGATGGCCGCCTTCCTGCAGGCCGCACAGGCAGAGGGCATCTGTGTGGAATACTCAGAGGCGCTCTACAGGACCAACCCTCGCGCAAAAGTGCAACAAGTAGCAGAGGTCATCAGCAGGTCCACGGCCCGCGTTGTTGTGGCGTTCATTGCCTCGGGCGACATGCTGGTCTTGCTGTCAGAGCTGGAAGGCAGGCTGATGGCCCCGCTACAGTGGATTGGGAGTGAGTCATGGGTCACTGACCACATGATGTTGCAATTTCGTCTGTTTGCTGGTACAATCGGCTTCGGCATCCCCCGCTCAGTCATTCCAGGGCTGCGAGACTTCCTGTTGGACCTGGGGCCGGCACAGGTTTCCCACTCACCACTACTCACAGAGTTCTGGGAGAGCGCTTTCAGCTGCAGCCTGGGGGGAAGTCAGACTGTAGCGGGTCAGAAACCATGCGATGGAAACCAGAATCTGCGAGATCTGCAGAACCCCTACACAGATACATCCCAGCTGCGCATATCCAACATGGTGTACAAGGCTGTGTATGCAATAGCCCATGCCATACACAGCATCACCTGCAAAGACGAACCTAAAGCTCCACAACATTGCAACACAAGTATCCAAGTTGAGCCGCTGCAG GTCATGGAGCACCTGAGAAAAGTTAACTTCTCCAGGAATGGGTATACAGTCTCATTTGATGCCACTGGGGATCCAGTGGCCACTTATGAGTTGGTGAATTGGCAGGTGACGAGGGATGGGCACATGGAGTTTGTGACTGTGGGCCACTATGATTCATCTACCCCAGATGGACAGGTTTTCATCATTGAGAAGAATATCACTTGGGCAGGCAGCCAACCACAG gtgcctgtgtcagtgtgcagtgagagctgtccCCCTGGCACTCGGAAGGCCATGCAGAGAGGAAGGCCTGTTTGCTGCTATGACTGTGTCCCTTGTGCTGAGGGAGAAATCAGCAATGCTACAG ATTCCCTGAACTGCATCACCTGTCCAGCTGACTACTGGTCGAATGCCGAGAAGGATGAATGTTTGCCCAAACCTGTTGAGTTCTTGTCCTTCCACGAGGTTCTAGGGATCATCCTTGCAGCTTGTTCGGTGACTGGGGCCTGCTTGGCCTTCATGGTGGCTGCTGTGTtttacagacacagggacactcCCGTTGTGAAAGCCAACAACTCAGAGCTGagcttcctgctgctcttttcattgaaactgtgtttcctttgctctcttacctTCATCGGCCAGCCCTCTGAGTGGTCCTGTATGCTGCGCCACACTGCGTTTGGGATcacctttgtcctctgcatctcgtgtgttctgggaaaaacaatagtggtgttaatggccttcagggctacacttccaggcagtaatgtgatgaagtggtttgggccttcccagcagagactgagtgttcttgctttcactctcatacaggtcCTTATTTGTGTACTTTGGTTAACAATATCTGCTCCATTCCCCTACAAGAACATGAAgcactacaaagaaaagatcattctagaatgtgatgtCGGATCAGCAGTGTGGTTCTGGACTGTGCTGGGTTATATTGGGCTCCTCTCTAtattgtgttttggttttgctttTCTGGCACGTAAGCTGCCTGACAACTTCAATGAAGccaaattcatcacattcagcatgctcatattctgtgcagtctggatcGCCTTTATACCAGCTTATGTCAGCTCACCTGGAaagttcactgtagctgtggaggTCTTTGCAATTTTAGCTTCCAGCTTTAGCTTGATCGTTTGCATTTTTCTGCCTAAATGCTTCATAATATTGTTTCAGCCGGagcaaaataccaaaaaacaCATGATGGGAAAAATGCCATCAAAATCTCTTTGA
- the LOC135236452 gene encoding extracellular calcium-sensing receptor-like, producing MAGALTLEKGVSGSGCTLLGTARPASLSQPGDFVIGGVFTIHYNFISTEHNYTSQPKAPHCTGRLDFRQMRFARTMIFAIKEINNSSELLPGVTLGYQIHDSCASVPVAVKVAFQLANGIEPVFFPNQFCSKSAIVHAVVGDSSSTPSIAMSRIFGPFGIPQVSHYATCACLSDKLQYPTFSRTIPSDYYQAAALARLVKHFGWTWIGAVRSDSDYGNNGMAAFLQAAQAEGICVEYSEALYRTNPRTKVRRVAEVISRSTTRVVVAFIASADMLILLSELEGRLMAPLQWIGSEDWVTDRKMLQFRLFAGAIGFGIPRSVIPGLRDFLLDLGPAQVSHSPLLTEFWESAFGCSLGGSQTAAGRKTCDGKQNLQDLQNPYTDTSQLRISNMVYKAVYAIAHAIHSSICTEISDAPPHCNTSIQVEPWQVMEHLRKVNFSRNGYKVSFDANGDPVATYELVNWQVMRDGHLDFVTVGHYDASAPDGQVLIMNKNITWAGGQPQVISHSNVISLACQTWLHVYCCHICLKVPVSVCSESCPPGTRKAVQRGRPVCCYNCVPCAEGEISNATDSLNCITCPADYWSNAEKGECVPKPVEFLSFHEVLGIILAACSVAGACLAIMVAAVFYRHRDTPIVKANNSELSFLLLFSLKLCFLCSLTFIGRPSEWSCMLRHTAFGITFVLCISCVLGKTIVVLMAFRATLPGSKVMKWFGPSQQRLSVLAFTLIQVLICVLWLRISPPFPNKNMKHYKEKIILECDVGSAVGFWAVLGYIGLLSILCFGFAFLARKLPDNFNEAKFITFSMLIFCAVWITFIPAYVSSPGKFTVAVEIFAILASSFGLIVCIFVPKCFIILFRPEQNTKKHMMGKMPSKSL from the exons ATGGCTGGAGCTCTCACACTGGAAAAGGGAGTGTCAGGGTCGGGGTGCACACTGCTTGGGACCGCCAGGCCTGCGTCTTTATCCCAGCCTGGGGACTTTGTGATTGGAGGCGTTTTTACCATCCACTACAATTTTATCAGCACTGAGCACAACTACACCAGCCAACCCAAAGCGCCGCACTGTACGGGGAG GTTGGATTTCCGGCAAATGCGCTTTGCTAGAACCATGATTTTTGCCATCAAGGAGATCAACAACAGCTCAGAGCTCCTGCCAGGTGTAACTCTGGGCTACCAGATCCATGACTCCTGTGCCTCTGTGCCAGTCGCTGTGAAGGTGGCATTCCAGCTGGCCAATGGAATTGAGCCAGTTTTCTTTCCCAATCAGTTCTGCTCAAAGTCTGCCATTGTGCATGCTGTTGTAGGCGACTCTAGCTCCACTCCTTCCATCGCCATGTCCAGAATATTCGGACCCTTCGGCATCCCCCAG GTGAGCCACTATGCCACCTGTGCCTGTCTTAGTGACAAGCTGCAGTACCCCACCTTCTCCAGGACCATACCGAGTGACTACTACCAGGCAGCTGCCCTGGCTAGGCTAGTCAAGCATTTTGGCTGGACTTGGATCGGGGCGGTGAGGAGCGACTCAGACTATGGGAACAACGGGATGGCCGCATTCCTGCAGGCTGCACAGGCAGAAGGCATCTGTGTGGAGTACTCAGAGGCGCTCTACAGGACCAACCCCCGTACAAAAGTGCGACGCGTGGCAGAGGTCATCAGCAGGTCCACAACCCGTGTTGTTGTGGCATTCATTGCCTCGGCCGACATGCTGATCCTGCTATCAGAGCTGGAAGGCAGGCTGATGGCCCCGCTACAGTGGATTGGGAGTGAGGACTGGGTCACTGACCGCAAGATGTTGCAGTTTCGTCTGTTCGCCGGCGCCATCGGCTTCGGCATCCCCCGCTCAGTCATTCCAGGGCTGCGAGACTTCCTGTTGGACCTGGGGCCAGCACAGGTTTCCCACTCACCACTCCTCACAGAGTTCTGGGAGAGCGCTTTTGGCTGCAGCCTGGGGGGAAGTCAGACTGCAGCGGGTCGGAAAACATGTGATGGAAAACAGAATCTGCAAGATCTGCAGAACCCCTACACAGACACATCCCAGCTGCGCATCTCCAACATGGTATACAAGGCTGTGTATGCAATAGCCCATGCCATACATAGCAGCATCTGCACAGAAATATCTGATGCTCCACCACACTGCAACACAAGTATCCAAGTTGAGCCATGGCAG GTCATGGAGCACCTGAGAAAAGTGAACTTCTCCAGGAATGGGTACAAAGTCTCCTTTGATGCCAATGGGGATCCAGTGGCCACTTATGAGCTGGTGAACTGGCAGGTGATGAGGGATGGGCACCTGGACTTTGTGACTGTGGGCCACTATGATGCATCTGCTCCAGATGGACAGGTGTTGATCATGAACAAGAACATTACCTGGGCAGGTGGCCAGCCACAGgtaatttcacattcaaatgtaatttcattggcATGTCAGACTTGGCTCCATGTCTATTGCTGTCATATCTGTTTGAaggtgcctgtgtcagtgtgcagtgagagctgtccCCCTGGCACTCGgaaggctgtgcagagaggaaggcCTGTTTGCTGCTACAACTGTGTGCCCTGTGCCGAGGGAGAAATCAGCAATGCTACAG ATTCCCTGAACTGTATCACTTGTCCAGCTGATTACTGGTCGAATGCTGAGAAGGGTGAATGTGTACCCAAACCTGTTGAATTCTTGTCCTTCCACGAGGTTCTGGGGATCATCCTTGCAGCTTGTTCGGTGGCTGGGGCCTGTTTGGCCATCATGGTGGCTGCCGTGTtttacagacacagggacactcccattgtgaaagccaacaactcagagctgagtttcctgctgctcttttcattgaaactgtgtttcctttgctctcttacctTCATCGGTCGGCCCTCTGAGTGGTCCTGTATGCTGCGCCACACTGCCTTTGGGATCACCTTTGTTCTCTGCATCTCGtgtgttctgggaaaaacaatagtggtgttaatggccTTTAGGGCTACACTTCCAGGAAGTAAAGTGATGAAGTGGTTTGGGCCTTCCCAGCAGAGACtgagtgttcttgctttcactctcatacaggttcttatttgtgtgctttggcTAAGAATATCCCCTCCATTCCCCAACAAGAACATGAAgcactacaaagaaaagatcattctagaatgtgatgtaggatcagcagtggggttctgggctgtgctgggttataTTGGACTCCTCTCTATATTGTGCTTTGGTTTTGCTTTTCTGGCACGTAAGCTGCCTGATAACTTCAATGAAGccaaattcatcacattcagcatgctcatattctgtgcagtctggatcacTTTTATACCAGCTTATGTCAGCTCACCTGGAAAGTTCACTGTGGCTGTGGAGATCTTTGCAATTTTAGCTTCCAGCTTTGGTCtgattgtttgcatttttgtccctaaatgtttcattatattgTTTCGGCCGGAGCAAAATACCAAAAAGCACATGATGGGGAAAATGCCATCAAAATCTCTCTGA
- the LOC135236260 gene encoding extracellular calcium-sensing receptor-like, translating into MAGALTLSKGGSGSECTLQGTPRPASLSQHGDFVLGGVFTIHHELINTENNYTSQPKAPQCTGRLDFRQMRFARTMVFAIKEINNSSELLPGVTLGYQIHDSCASVPVAVKVAFQLANGIEPVFFPNRSCSKSATVHAVVGDSNSTPTIAMSRILGPFSISQVSYFATCACLSDKLQFPTFSRTIPSDYYQAAALARLVKHFGWTWIGAVRSDSDYGNNGMAAFLQAAQAEGICVEYSEALYRTNPRTKVRRVAEVISRSTARVIVAFIDSGDMLVLLSELEGRLMAPLQWIGSEDWVTDRMMLQFRLFAGTIGFGIPRSVIPGLRDFLLDLGPAQVSHSPLLTEFWESAFGCSLGGSQTVAGQKPCDGNQNLQDLQNPYTDTSQLRISNMVYKAVYAIAHAIHSIICKDEPKAPQHCNTSIQVEPLQVMEHLRKVNFSRNGYTVSFDANGDPVATYELVNWQVTRNGHMEFETVGHYDASAPDGQVFIIKKNITWAGSQLQVPVSVCSESCPPGTRKAVQRGKPVCCYDCVPCAEGEISNATDSLNCITCPADYWSNAEKDECLPKPVEFLSFHEVLGIILAACSVIGACLAIMVASVFYRHRDTPIVKANNSELSFLLLFSLKLCFLCSLTFIGQPSEWSCMLRHTAFGITFVLCISCVLGKTIVVLMAFRATLPGSNVMKWFGPSQQRLSVLAFTLIQVLICVLWLTTSPPFPYKNMKHYKEKIILECDVGSAVGFWAVLSYIGLLSILCFGFAFLARKLPDNFNEAKLITFSMLIFCAVWITFIPAYVSSPGKFTVAVEIFAILASSFSLIVCIFVPKCFIILFQPEQNTKKHMMGKMPSKSL; encoded by the exons ATGGCTGGAGCTCTCACCCTGTCAAAGGGAGGGTCAGGGTCTGAGTGCACACTGCAGGGGACCCCCAGGCCTGCGTCTTTATCCCAGCATGGAGACTTTGTGCTCGGAGGCGTTTTTACCATCCACCACGAATTGATCAACACTGAGAACAACTATACCAGCCAACCCAAAGCACCGCAGTGTACAGGGAG GTTGGACTTCCGACAAATGCGCTTTGCTAGAACCATGGTTTTTGCCATCAAGGAAATCAACAACAGCTCAGAGCTCCTGCCAGGTGTAACTCTGGGCTACCAGATCCATGACTCCTGTGCCTCCGTGCCAGTAGCCGTGAAGGTTGCATTCCAGCTGGCCAATGGCATTGAGCCAGTTTTCTTTCCCAACAGGTCCTGCTCTAAGTCTGCCACTGTGCATGCTGTTGTGGGTGACTCTAACTCCACTCCTACCATCGCCATGTCCAGAATTCTCGGACCCTTCAGCATCTCCCAG GTGAGCTATTTTGCCACCTGTGCCTGTCTTAGTGACAAGCTGCAGTTCCCCACCTTCTCCAGGACCATCCCAAGTGACTACTACCAGGCAGCTGCCCTGGCTAGACTAGTCAAGCATTTTGGCTGGACTTGGATCGGGGCGGTGAGGAGTGACTCAGACTATGGGAACAACGGGATGGCCGCCTTCctgcaggcagcacaggcaGAGGGCATCTGTGTGGAGTACTCAGAGGCGCTCTACAGGACCAATCCCCGCACAAAAGTGCGACGCGTGGCAGAGGTCATCAGCAGGTCCACGGCCCGCGTCATTGTGGCGTTCATTGACTCGGGCGATATGCTGGTCTTGCTGTCAGAGCTGGAAGGCAGGCTGATGGCCCCACTCCAGTGGATTGGGAGTGAGGACTGGGTCACTGACCGCATGATGTTGCAGTTCCGTCTGTTTGCCGGTACAATCGGCTTCGGCATCCCCCGCTCAGTCATTCCAGGGCTGCGAGACTTCCTGTTGGACCTGGGGCCGGCACAGGTTTCCCACTCACCACTGCTCACAGAGTTCTGGGAGAGCGCTTTCGGCTGCAGCCTGGGGGGAAGTCAGACTGTAGCGGGTCAGAAACCATGCGATGGAAACCAGAATCTGCAAGATCTGCAGAACCCCTACACAGATACATCCCAGCTGCGCATCTCCAACATGGTGTACAAGGCTGTGTATGCAATAGCCCATGCCATACACAGCATCATCTGCAAAGACGAACCTAAAGCTCCACAACATTGCAACACAAGTATCCAGGTTGAGCCGCTGCAG GTCATGGAGCACCTGAGAAAAGTTAACTTTTCCAGGAACGGGTACACAGTCTCATTTGATGCCAATGGGGATCCAGTGGCCACTTATGAGTTGGTGAATTGGCAGGTGACGAGGAATGGGCACATGGAGTTTGAGACTGTGGGCCACTATGATGCATCTGCCCCAGATGGACAGGTTttcatcattaagaagaatATCACCTGGGCAGGCAGCCAACTGCAG gtgcctgtgtcagtgtgcagtgagagctgtccCCCTGGCACTCGgaaggctgtgcagagaggaaagCCTGTCTGCTGCTACGACTGTGTGCCTTGTGCTGAGGGAGAAATCAGCAATGCTACAG ATTCCCTGAACTGCATCACTTGTCCAGCTGATTACTGGTCAAATGCCGAGAAGGATGAATGTTTACCCAAACCTGTTGAGTTCTTGTCCTTCCACGAGGTTCTGGGGATCATCCTTGCAGCTTGTTCGGTGATTGGGGCCTGCTTGGCCATCATGGTGGCTTCCGTGTtttacagacacagggacactcCCATTGTGAAAGCTAACAACTCAGAGCTGAGtttcctgctgctcttttcattgaaactgtgtttcctttgctctcttacctTCATCGGCCAGCCCTCTGAGTGGTCCTGTATGCTGCGCCACACTGCGTTTGGGATCACCTTTGTTCTCTGCATCTCCtgtgttctgggaaaaacaatagtggtgttaatggcctttagggctacacttccaggcagtaatgtgatgaagtggtttgggccttcccagcagagactgagtgttcttgctttcactctcatacaggtcCTTATTTGTGTACTTTGGTTAACAACATCCCCTCCATTCCCCTACAAGAACATGAAGCACTACAAAGAAAAAAtcattctagaatgtgatgtTGGGTCAGCAGTCgggttctgggctgtgctgagTTATATTGGGCTCCTCTCTATATTGTGCTTTGGTTTTGCTTTTCTAGCCCGTAAGCTGCCTGACAACTTTAATGAAGCCAAACtcatcacattcagcatgctcatattctgtgcagtctggatcacctttataccagcttatgtcagctcacctgggaagttcactgtagctgtggagatCTTTGCAATTTTAGCTTCCAGCTTTAGCTtgattgtttgcatttttgtccctaaatgtttcattatactGTTTCAGCCGGAGCAAAATACCAAAAAGCACATGATGGGGAAAATGCCATCAAAATCTCTTTGA
- the LOC135236451 gene encoding extracellular calcium-sensing receptor-like produces MRFARTMVFAIKEINNSSELLPGVTLGYQIHDSCASVPVAVKVAFQLANGIEPVFFPNRSCSKSATVHAVVGDSNSTPTIAMSRILGPFGIPQVSYFATCACLSDKLQFPTFSRTIPSDYYQAAALARLVKHFGWTWIGAVRSDSDYGNNGMAAFLQAAQAEGICVEYSEALYRTNPRTKVQHVAEVISRSTARVIVAFITSGDMLVLLSELEGRLMAPLQWIGSEEWVTDRMMLQFRLFAGTIGFGIPRSVIPGLRDFLLNLGPAQVSHSPILTEFWESAFGCSLGGSQTAAGQKPCDGNQNLQDLQNPYTDTSQLRISNMVYKAVYAIAHAIHTIICTDEPKAPQHCNTSIRVEPLQVMEHLRKVNFSRNGYTVSFDANGDPVATYELVNWQVTMDGHMEFETVGHYDASAPDGQVFIIKKNITWAGSQLQVPVSVCSDSCPPGTRKAVQRGRPVCCYDCVPCAEGEISNATDSLNCITCPADYWSNAEKDECVPKSVEFLSFHEVLGIILAACSVTGACLAIMVAAVFYRHRDTPIVKANNSELSFLLLFSLKLCFLCSLTFIGQPSEWSCMLRHTAFGITFVLCISCVLGKTIVVLMAFRATLPGSNVMKWFGPLQQRLSVLAFTLIQVLICVLWLTISPPFPYKNMKHYKEKIILECDVGSAVGFWAVLGYIGLLSILCFGFAFLARKLPDNFNEAKFITFSMLIFCAVWITFIPAYVSSPGKFTVAVEIFAILASSFSLIVCIFVPKCFIILFQPEQNTKKHMMGKMPSKSL; encoded by the exons ATGCGCTTTGCTAGAACCATGGTTTTTGCCATCAAGGAAATCAACAACAGCTCAGAGCTCCTGCCAGGTGTAACTCTGGGCTACCAGATCCATGACTCCTGTGCCTCTGTGCCAGTAGCCGTGAAGGTTGCATTCCAGCTGGCCAATGGCATTGAGCCAGTTTTCTTTCCCAACAGGTCCTGCTCAAAGTCTGCCACTGTGCATGCTGTTGTGGGTGACTCTAACTCCACTCCTACCATCGCCATGTCCAGAATTCTCGGACCCTTCGGCATCCCCCAG GTGAGCTATTTTGCCACCTGTGCCTGTCTTAGTGACAAGCTGCAGTTCCCCACCTTCTCCAGGACCATCCCAAGTGACTACTACCAGGCAGCTGCCCTGGCTAGACTAGTCAAGCATTTTGGCTGGACTTGGATTGGGGCGGTGAGGAGCGACTCAGACTATGGGAACAACGGGATGGCCGCCTTCCTGCAGGCCGCACAGGCAGAGGGCATCTGCGTGGAGTACTCAGAGGCGCTCTACAGGACCAACCCGCGCACAAAAGTGCAACACGTGGCAGAGGTCATCAGCAGGTCCACGGCCCGCGTCATTGTGGCGTTCATTACCTCGGGTGACATGCTGGTCTTGCTGTCGGAGCTGGAAGGCAGGCTGATGGCCCCACTCCAGTGGATTGGGAGTGAGGAATGGGTCACAGACCGCATGATGTTGCAATTCCGTCTGTTCGCTGGTACAATCGGCTTCGGCATCCCCCGCTCAGTCATTCCAGGGCTGCGAGACTTCCTGTTGAACCTGGGGCCGGCACAGGTTTCCCACTCACCAATTCTGACAGAGTTCTGGGAGAGCGCTTTCGGCTGCAGCCTGGGGGGAAGTCAGACTGCAGCGGGTCAGAAACCATGCGATGGAAACCAGAATCTGCAAGATCTGCAGAACCCCTACACAGACACATCCCAGCTGCGCATCTCCAACATGGTGTACAAGGCTGTGTATGCAATAGCCCAtgccatacacaccatcatcTGCACAGACGAACCTAAAGCTCCACAACATTGCAACACAAGTATCCGAGTTGAGCCGCTGCAG GTCATGGAGCATCTGAGAAAAGTTAACTTCTCCAGGAACGGGTACACAGTCTCATTTGATGCCAATGGAGATCCAGTGGCCACTTATGAGTTGGTGAATTGGCAGGTGACGATGGATGGGCACATGGAGTTTGAGACTGTGGGCCACTATGATGCATCTGCCCCAGATGGACAGGTTttcatcattaagaagaatATCACCTGGGCAGGCAGCCAACTGCAG gtgcctgtgtcagtgtgcagtgataGCTGTCCCCCTGGCACTCGgaaggctgtgcagagaggaagaCCTGTTTGCTGCTACGACTGTGTGCCTTGTGCTGAGGGAGAAATCAGCAATGCTACAG ATTCCCTGAACTGCATCACTTGTCCAGCTGATTACTGGTCAAATGCTGAGAAGGATGAATGTGTACCCAAATCTGTTGAGTTCTTGTCCTTCCACGAGGTTCTGGGGATCATCCTTGCAGCTTGTTCGGTGACTGGGGCCTGCTTGGCCATCATGGTGGCTGCCGTGTtttacagacacagggacactcCCATTGTGAAAGCTAACAACTCAGAGCTGagcttcctgctgctcttttcattgaaactgtgtttcctttgctctcttacctTCATCGGCCAGCCCTCTGAGTGGTCCTGTATGCTGCGCCACACTGCGTTCGGTATcacctttgtcctctgcatctcgtgtgttctgggaaaaacaatagtggtgttaatggccTTTAGGGCTACACTTCCAGGCAGTAATGTGATGAAGTGGTTTGGAcctctgcagcagagactgagtgttcttgctttcactctcatacaggtccttatttgtgtgctttggttaacaatatcccctcctttcccctacaagaacatgaagcactacaaagaaaaaattattctagaatgtgatgtaggatcagcagtggggttctgggCTGTACTGGGTTATATTGGGCTCCTCTCTATATTGTGCTTTGGTTTTGCTTTTCTGGCCCGTAAACTGCCTGACAACTTTAATGAAGccaaattcatcacattcagcatgctcatattctgtgcagtctggatcacctttataccagcttatgtcagctcacctgggaagttcactgtagctgtggagatCTTTGCAATTTTAGCTTCCAGCTTTAGCTtgattgtttgcatttttgtccctaaatgtttcattatactGTTTCAGCCGGAGCAAAATACCAAAAAGCACATGATGGGGAAAATGCCATCAAAATCTCTTTGA